Proteins encoded together in one Candidatus Neomarinimicrobiota bacterium window:
- a CDS encoding DUF4857 domain-containing protein: MIVRISRYTLILVAIVVMAIYLPDFYWLFFDVKTPSPYVSFSPVDSMFFMHRRKDNKLVFLDEEGNIYTRDEYEAKLPFFYYMQLISDGRMPESIHGIKLDVNEIKKNRNMHRLKPYQLDIPQIPLYPLLESESGRVRLEFPDEYFRITDEGMEFVNSITRKVDKEMSALFTQALKEKGFEFPAKKIFTNPTTRKAFDEGCFVVDAKDDLYHIKKAKGQPVVANTHFPKDIKIRHMMVTENTLKEYYGTIISEDDRIYFLTYDEYKPVELPTKGAYDSGKAILLITTDLFFRQVTLDKEDGIDVFVTDRDYNLIDEYHESWKTREEFPQGKIARAIFPFSISLNDGSTTYVGLYADWHFPLAWIGNIIALLIFVIFLKKEKRKLKKSIPELVLVAVTGLYGLIACMVYIYVPVWHSERK, encoded by the coding sequence ATGATTGTTCGAATCAGTCGCTATACATTAATACTCGTTGCCATTGTGGTTATGGCCATTTACCTTCCCGATTTTTACTGGCTTTTCTTTGACGTGAAAACACCCTCACCTTATGTCTCTTTCTCACCGGTGGATTCCATGTTTTTTATGCACCGCCGGAAAGATAACAAGCTGGTGTTCCTGGATGAAGAAGGGAACATCTATACCCGGGACGAATATGAGGCAAAGCTCCCATTTTTCTACTATATGCAATTGATCTCCGACGGGAGAATGCCCGAATCCATCCACGGTATCAAACTGGATGTGAATGAAATTAAAAAGAACCGGAATATGCACCGGTTAAAACCCTATCAGCTGGATATTCCCCAGATACCTCTTTATCCCCTCCTGGAATCTGAATCCGGCCGTGTGCGGCTCGAATTTCCCGATGAATATTTCCGGATCACCGATGAAGGTATGGAATTTGTCAACAGCATTACCCGGAAAGTGGATAAAGAGATGAGCGCCCTTTTTACACAAGCGCTGAAAGAAAAAGGATTTGAATTTCCGGCCAAAAAGATATTTACAAATCCCACGACCCGGAAGGCTTTTGACGAAGGGTGCTTTGTTGTGGACGCAAAGGATGACCTTTACCATATCAAAAAAGCGAAAGGCCAACCCGTTGTTGCCAATACACATTTTCCGAAGGATATCAAAATTCGTCACATGATGGTCACCGAAAATACCCTTAAGGAGTATTACGGAACCATTATATCTGAGGATGACAGGATTTATTTCTTAACCTATGACGAATATAAGCCTGTAGAATTGCCCACAAAAGGAGCTTATGACAGTGGAAAAGCAATACTCCTTATCACGACCGATCTCTTTTTCCGCCAGGTGACTCTGGATAAGGAAGACGGCATCGATGTTTTCGTAACGGACCGGGATTATAACCTGATCGATGAATATCATGAATCCTGGAAAACCCGGGAAGAATTCCCGCAGGGAAAAATTGCACGGGCGATCTTTCCCTTCTCCATTTCACTGAATGATGGTTCCACAACTTATGTGGGGCTCTATGCGGACTGGCATTTTCCATTGGCCTGGATCGGGAATATCATTGCCCTGCTTATATTTGTCATTTTTCTGAAAAAAGAAAAACGCAAGCTGAAAAAGTCCATACCTGAACTGGTGCTCGTGGCCGTTACCGGGTTATATGGACTCATCGCCTGCATGGTTTACATTTATGTGCCCGTGTGGCACTCGGAAAGGAAATGA
- a CDS encoding ABC transporter ATP-binding protein, whose translation MEYAVECRNLTHYYGDKKVYENMSFNIKTGSILGLLGKNGTGKTTTINILNGFLEPKAGECFILGENSQYLSPETKSKVGFLLEGHIQYDFMNIYQIEKFYSQFYPQWKKEPYYELMSKLKITEKQKISTMSCGQQSQVALGLILAQDPDLMIMDDFSMGLDPGYRRLFVEFLAEYGKAENKTIFVTSHIIQDMERLIDDVVIMGYEGVLHSSSMDYFMNHFRQYDFQVKNGPVNLTKDDVITNYDRVKNHASVYSFKSPEDVKKYLKDKGIAYDNFREVPMTLEDAFIGITGKY comes from the coding sequence ATGGAATACGCTGTAGAATGTAGAAATCTCACACACTATTACGGAGACAAGAAGGTCTACGAGAACATGAGTTTTAATATTAAGACCGGTTCAATACTGGGACTTCTTGGCAAGAACGGAACGGGTAAAACCACCACCATTAACATTTTGAACGGGTTTCTGGAGCCCAAAGCCGGGGAATGCTTTATCCTGGGCGAAAACTCTCAGTATCTGAGTCCTGAAACCAAATCAAAAGTAGGATTTCTTCTGGAGGGACATATTCAGTATGATTTTATGAATATCTACCAGATCGAGAAATTTTATTCACAGTTTTATCCCCAATGGAAAAAAGAGCCCTATTATGAACTCATGAGCAAGCTTAAAATTACGGAAAAGCAAAAAATATCCACCATGAGTTGCGGACAGCAAAGCCAGGTTGCCTTAGGACTTATTCTGGCACAGGATCCGGATTTGATGATTATGGATGACTTTTCCATGGGGCTTGATCCGGGATACCGGCGTCTTTTTGTCGAATTCCTGGCAGAATACGGCAAAGCTGAAAACAAAACCATTTTTGTCACTTCCCACATTATTCAGGATATGGAACGCCTGATTGATGATGTGGTGATCATGGGATATGAAGGAGTTTTACACTCCTCTTCAATGGATTACTTTATGAACCATTTTCGACAGTATGATTTTCAGGTAAAAAACGGCCCGGTGAATTTGACAAAAGATGATGTCATTACCAATTATGACCGGGTGAAGAATCACGCCTCGGTTTATTCATTCAAATCCCCGGAAGATGTGAAAAAATACCTGAAAGATAAAGGTATTGCCTACGATAATTTCAGGGAAGTCCCCATGACACTGGAAGATGCCTTTATCGGCATAACCGGGAAGTATTAG
- a CDS encoding insulinase family protein: MKHKHIAWILILVTAGIMFSCADKSVVSKPEQIPLEAQIPVDSKILKGKLDNGMTYYIRENGEPENRAELRLAVNAGAILEDDSQKGFAHLLEHLHFNGMADYPHNSLIDTLERIGVRFGYDLNAYTGFDETIYILEVPTDSLPLLKMGVNILENWAYKLLFDSLEVEKEKGVVIEEFRSGRSARARMFDEHIKVLFRGSKYADRLTIGDTLVIRKAPHSEIKRYYHEWYRPDLMAVIAVGDFKADSMLTWIRDTFEPFEGPENPRERELFQVPDNEEPLYSICTDKEATAERASIYYKKIPQVNKTAADYRQTLLENLYFRMLNARLAEINREPDAPFVRASCGKGSYVRTVDVFGLNVIAKPGRLMESIETILTEAERARRHGFLESELERAKKQLLTGYKRSYTERENRESESIAAEYIRNFLSGESIPGIEWEYKLAQQEIPGIRLEEVMAVSEGLMTDENRIVLVEMPEKEGLPVPTEDDLNAIFEKVITMEIKPYTETVLTEPLLAELPEPGEIIREKEYPSVGVTEWTLSNGSKVVLKPTDFKADEIEFAAVSPGGWSLAPTEDLVSAKIGAQLIQQSGLGAYNATDLQKKLAGKNVRVNPYIAILSEGMRGNSTVSDSKTLFEMIYSYFVQPRVDSSAFNTLVEQYRARLYNAAADPESVYHDSVMAIMYDHHPRREPMSLDDLDKMDMQVAADFYKDRYADAGDFTFVFVGSFTLEEMRPLVEQYLATLPALDRKESWKDEGVRFAGGPVEKEIYRGEEDKSINFMLLHSPFNYSPAEEFYITAMKDVVKARLREVIREESSGTYGVSVRGNISRFPVEETSVQFYFACEPARVEELTDKLLDELERIKAGELDPVAVEKVREIALRQRENNLKQNKYWLNELKNIYFYGDDPDMLLAIDDYIKNLSKEVVVDKARKYLDTDGYIRVVLYPQKQILKK, translated from the coding sequence ATGAAGCATAAACACATAGCATGGATCTTAATACTTGTCACCGCAGGAATCATGTTTTCCTGTGCCGATAAATCCGTGGTCAGCAAACCGGAGCAGATTCCCCTTGAGGCTCAAATCCCCGTGGATTCAAAAATATTAAAGGGGAAACTTGATAATGGCATGACATACTATATACGGGAGAATGGAGAACCGGAAAACAGGGCGGAATTGCGTTTGGCTGTCAATGCCGGTGCCATTCTGGAAGACGATTCCCAGAAAGGGTTTGCCCATTTGCTGGAACATCTTCACTTCAACGGAATGGCCGATTATCCTCACAACTCCCTGATTGATACCCTGGAGCGTATTGGCGTCCGGTTTGGGTATGATTTAAATGCCTATACCGGTTTTGATGAAACGATTTATATCCTTGAGGTCCCGACGGATTCGCTGCCCCTGTTGAAAATGGGAGTTAATATCCTTGAAAACTGGGCCTATAAACTTCTGTTTGATTCTCTCGAAGTGGAAAAAGAAAAAGGTGTAGTCATAGAAGAGTTCCGGTCCGGCCGTTCAGCCAGGGCTCGGATGTTTGACGAACATATCAAGGTTCTGTTCAGGGGATCCAAATATGCAGACAGGCTGACCATCGGTGATACCCTTGTCATCCGAAAAGCCCCGCACTCAGAAATTAAACGCTATTATCATGAGTGGTACCGTCCGGATCTTATGGCGGTGATTGCTGTCGGAGATTTTAAGGCCGACTCGATGCTGACGTGGATCCGTGATACTTTTGAACCTTTTGAAGGACCGGAAAACCCCCGTGAACGGGAACTATTTCAAGTCCCCGATAACGAAGAGCCCCTTTATTCCATTTGTACCGATAAAGAAGCCACAGCAGAGCGGGCGAGCATTTATTATAAAAAGATACCACAAGTAAATAAAACTGCCGCCGATTACCGGCAAACGCTTCTTGAGAATCTTTATTTCCGCATGTTGAATGCCCGGCTGGCCGAAATCAACCGGGAACCTGACGCACCCTTTGTCCGGGCCAGTTGCGGCAAAGGCAGTTATGTGCGGACCGTGGACGTCTTCGGACTGAATGTCATTGCCAAACCCGGACGTCTTATGGAAAGTATTGAAACCATTCTGACTGAAGCAGAACGGGCCAGGCGGCACGGATTTCTGGAATCAGAACTGGAACGAGCCAAAAAACAACTCCTGACCGGTTACAAACGCAGTTATACCGAACGTGAAAACCGGGAATCGGAATCCATCGCTGCAGAGTATATCCGGAATTTCCTCAGCGGTGAAAGCATTCCGGGAATTGAATGGGAATATAAGCTGGCACAGCAGGAAATACCCGGCATTCGCCTGGAGGAAGTCATGGCTGTATCTGAAGGTCTTATGACTGACGAAAACCGCATTGTACTGGTGGAAATGCCTGAAAAAGAAGGATTGCCTGTTCCTACGGAAGACGATTTGAATGCTATTTTTGAAAAAGTCATCACTATGGAGATTAAACCTTATACGGAAACGGTTCTCACAGAGCCACTGCTTGCAGAACTCCCCGAACCGGGAGAAATTATCCGGGAAAAAGAGTATCCGTCGGTAGGTGTCACGGAATGGACTCTTTCAAACGGGTCAAAAGTGGTATTGAAACCAACAGATTTTAAGGCAGATGAGATTGAATTTGCGGCTGTAAGTCCAGGGGGGTGGAGTCTGGCGCCCACAGAAGACCTGGTCAGTGCCAAGATAGGGGCACAACTCATCCAGCAAAGCGGATTGGGTGCTTACAATGCCACGGACCTCCAGAAGAAACTGGCCGGTAAGAATGTCAGAGTAAACCCCTACATTGCCATTCTCTCTGAAGGGATGCGCGGAAACAGCACGGTTTCCGATTCAAAGACCCTTTTCGAAATGATATATTCCTATTTTGTCCAGCCCCGTGTGGACAGTAGCGCCTTTAACACCCTTGTTGAACAGTACAGGGCACGGCTTTATAATGCTGCCGCAGATCCCGAATCCGTCTATCATGACAGTGTGATGGCGATTATGTATGACCATCATCCCCGCCGGGAGCCCATGTCTCTGGATGATCTGGACAAGATGGATATGCAGGTCGCAGCGGATTTCTATAAAGACAGGTATGCAGATGCCGGCGATTTCACCTTCGTTTTTGTCGGGAGTTTTACCTTGGAGGAGATGCGCCCTCTGGTGGAACAATATCTGGCCACGCTTCCCGCGTTGGATCGGAAGGAAAGCTGGAAAGATGAAGGCGTCCGTTTTGCCGGGGGTCCGGTTGAAAAGGAAATATACCGGGGTGAGGAAGATAAAAGTATCAATTTCATGCTGCTCCACAGTCCTTTTAACTATTCTCCCGCCGAGGAATTTTATATAACAGCGATGAAAGATGTGGTTAAGGCTCGGTTAAGGGAGGTTATCCGTGAAGAAAGCAGCGGGACATACGGAGTGTCTGTCCGGGGAAACATTTCACGGTTTCCCGTGGAAGAAACCTCCGTGCAATTCTATTTTGCCTGCGAACCTGCCCGGGTTGAAGAGTTGACGGATAAGCTCCTGGATGAACTGGAACGGATAAAGGCCGGAGAACTTGATCCCGTGGCGGTGGAAAAAGTCCGGGAAATTGCCCTGCGTCAGCGCGAAAATAACCTGAAGCAGAACAAATACTGGTTGAATGAACTGAAAAATATCTACTTCTATGGAGATGACCCCGACATGCTGTTAGCCATTGACGACTATATCAAAAATCTGTCCAAAGAAGTTGTTGTGGATAAAGCCCGGAAATATCTCGACACAGACGGGTATATCCGGGTGGTTCTGTATCCACAAAAACAAATCCTGAAAAAATGA